A part of Oncorhynchus kisutch isolate 150728-3 linkage group LG2, Okis_V2, whole genome shotgun sequence genomic DNA contains:
- the LOC109910328 gene encoding cell division cycle-associated protein 3 isoform X1, translating into MGSSESKVAVASTPKHDPSHRIKHDRLSQLVDPRSPSVAIERTPIQVGGTVSCVPVVVESDCSILASDPRSPSVGVTRTPMKDSMRVTVGSFARRLGMLLHGDSVEIVAPVPFNKFPNLNVEEEEAAVVEGERGSSEPVRSPQPSQVSGDMIQPSPKSVTSHVLLTQSPFVLVGEAQIVKADFTLEEADEAKESSLHKRLSMSLITCHDGVAPSPAFAEVHYDSPASPLPENTAAELHKDEPHYAYALPSVTSDPAQPLTPMAEPSIPTVTDFTVVTVATEMPKVGVKVVEPVMPVTQESPVVPSTTTTGSSVSQQQPQATGIRCPTFDTKSPSQVVFKPQWLGKGFGATGVRARGRGGKWGSSSSPLSVQVGNKNAANENKGQSVKPKQRDKALMAEGRSPLQMLKETNSPREQATQQMKLKMATPDRQRLGQMDRRVLTVSVDKENR; encoded by the exons ATGGGATCCAGCGAGAGCAAGGTTGCTGTGGCCTCAACGCCCAAACATGACCCCAGCCATCGCATCAAACACGACCGTCTCTCTCAACTTGTCGACCCACGGTCTCCATCTGTAGCTATTGAACGCACACCTATTCAG GTGGGTGGAACTGTCTCCTGTGTCCCAGTTGTGGTGGAGAGTGACTGCTCCATTCTAGCCAGCGACCCTCGGTCACCCTCAGTCGGTGTCACCCGCACCCCAATGAAGGACTCAATGAGAG TGACAGTTGGTTCCTTTGCCCGTCGCCTTGGCATGCTCCTCCACGGTGACTCTGTAGAAATAGTTGCCCCTGTGCCCTTTAACAAGTTTCCCAACCTCaacgtggaggaggaggaggcggcagtggtggagggagagagaggttccAGTGAGCCTGTTCGCTCTCCTCAGCCATCACAGGTCTCAGGTGACATGATCCAGCCCTCTCCCAAGAGCGTGACTAGTCATGTGCTTCTCACCCAGAGCCCCTTCGTTCTCGTGGGGGAGGCCCAGATAGTCAAAGCTGATTTCACTTTGGAGGAAGCCGACGAGGCCAAAGAGTCTTCACTACACAAGCGCCTGAGTATGAGCTTGATCACCTGCCACGATGGTGTCGCCCCATCGCCGGCCTTCGCTGAGGTGCACTACGACAGCCCTGCGTCTCCTCTCCCTGAAAACACTGCTGCTGAACTCCACAAGGACGAACCACACTACGCGTATGCCCTTCCCTCAGTCACCTCTGACCCCGCACAACCTCTGACCCCCATGGCTGAACCATCCATCCCCACCGTTACAGACTTCACTGTAGTCACTGTTGCTACGGAGATGCCTAAAGTGGGGGTGAAAGTAGTGGAGCCAGTGATGCCCGTCACACAAGAGTCGCCTGTTGTACCATCCACCACAACCACTGGCTCCAGCGTGAGCCAACAGCAGCCCCAAGCCACTGGGATTCGCTGCCCCACCTTCGACACCAAGAGCCCCAGTCAAGTGGTGTTCAAGCCCCAGTGGCTAGGGAAGGGCTTCGGGGCCACAGGGGTGAGGgccagagggagaggaggcaagTGGGGTTCGTCCTCTTCACCACTCTCCGTCCAGGTTGGAAACAAGAATGCAGCCAATGAGAACAAGGGGCAGTCGGTCAAACCGAAGCAGAGAG ACAAGGCACTCATGGCTGAAGGTCGCTCCCCTCTGCAGATGCTCAAGGAGACCAACTCCCCCCGGGAGCAAGCTACAcag CAGATGAAGCTGAAGATGGccaccccagacagacagaggctggGTCAGATGGACCGGAGAGTCCTGACTGTGTCCGTGGACAAGGAGAACAGATAG
- the LOC109910328 gene encoding cell division cycle-associated protein 3 isoform X2, with amino-acid sequence MGSSESKVAVASTPKHDPSHRIKHDRLSQLVDPRSPSVAIERTPIQVGGTVSCVPVVVESDCSILASDPRSPSVGVTRTPMKDSMRVTVGSFARRLGMLLHGDSVEIVAPVPFNKFPNLNVEEEEAAVVEGERGSSEPVRSPQPSQVSGDMIQPSPKSVTSHVLLTQSPFVLVGEAQIVKADFTLEEADEAKESSLHKRLSMSLITCHDGVAPSPAFAEVHYDSPASPLPENTAAELHKDEPHYAYALPSVTSDPAQPLTPMAEPSIPTVTDFTVVTVATEMPKVGVKVVEPVMPVTQESPVVPSTTTTGSSVSQQQPQATGIRCPTFDTKSPSQVVFKPQWLGKGFGATGVRARGRGGKWGSSSSPLSVQVGNKNAANENKGQSVKPKQRDKALMAEGRSPLQMLKETNSPREQATQMKLKMATPDRQRLGQMDRRVLTVSVDKENR; translated from the exons ATGGGATCCAGCGAGAGCAAGGTTGCTGTGGCCTCAACGCCCAAACATGACCCCAGCCATCGCATCAAACACGACCGTCTCTCTCAACTTGTCGACCCACGGTCTCCATCTGTAGCTATTGAACGCACACCTATTCAG GTGGGTGGAACTGTCTCCTGTGTCCCAGTTGTGGTGGAGAGTGACTGCTCCATTCTAGCCAGCGACCCTCGGTCACCCTCAGTCGGTGTCACCCGCACCCCAATGAAGGACTCAATGAGAG TGACAGTTGGTTCCTTTGCCCGTCGCCTTGGCATGCTCCTCCACGGTGACTCTGTAGAAATAGTTGCCCCTGTGCCCTTTAACAAGTTTCCCAACCTCaacgtggaggaggaggaggcggcagtggtggagggagagagaggttccAGTGAGCCTGTTCGCTCTCCTCAGCCATCACAGGTCTCAGGTGACATGATCCAGCCCTCTCCCAAGAGCGTGACTAGTCATGTGCTTCTCACCCAGAGCCCCTTCGTTCTCGTGGGGGAGGCCCAGATAGTCAAAGCTGATTTCACTTTGGAGGAAGCCGACGAGGCCAAAGAGTCTTCACTACACAAGCGCCTGAGTATGAGCTTGATCACCTGCCACGATGGTGTCGCCCCATCGCCGGCCTTCGCTGAGGTGCACTACGACAGCCCTGCGTCTCCTCTCCCTGAAAACACTGCTGCTGAACTCCACAAGGACGAACCACACTACGCGTATGCCCTTCCCTCAGTCACCTCTGACCCCGCACAACCTCTGACCCCCATGGCTGAACCATCCATCCCCACCGTTACAGACTTCACTGTAGTCACTGTTGCTACGGAGATGCCTAAAGTGGGGGTGAAAGTAGTGGAGCCAGTGATGCCCGTCACACAAGAGTCGCCTGTTGTACCATCCACCACAACCACTGGCTCCAGCGTGAGCCAACAGCAGCCCCAAGCCACTGGGATTCGCTGCCCCACCTTCGACACCAAGAGCCCCAGTCAAGTGGTGTTCAAGCCCCAGTGGCTAGGGAAGGGCTTCGGGGCCACAGGGGTGAGGgccagagggagaggaggcaagTGGGGTTCGTCCTCTTCACCACTCTCCGTCCAGGTTGGAAACAAGAATGCAGCCAATGAGAACAAGGGGCAGTCGGTCAAACCGAAGCAGAGAG ACAAGGCACTCATGGCTGAAGGTCGCTCCCCTCTGCAGATGCTCAAGGAGACCAACTCCCCCCGGGAGCAAGCTACAcag ATGAAGCTGAAGATGGccaccccagacagacagaggctggGTCAGATGGACCGGAGAGTCCTGACTGTGTCCGTGGACAAGGAGAACAGATAG
- the LOC109864293 gene encoding guanine nucleotide-binding protein G(I)/G(S)/G(T) subunit beta-3-like isoform X2 has protein sequence MGEMEELRKEADNLKDQITEARKVVQDTTLQEAVAGTTLVGRVQLKTRKTLRGHLAKIYAMHWGTDTKLCVSASQDGKLIVWDTLTTNKVSAIPLKSSWVMTCAYAPSGNMVACGGLDNMCSIYNLKGKDGNVKVMRELAAHTGYLSCCRFLSDSEIITSSGDCTCVLWDIETGTEKTIFAGHLGDCMSLAVSPDFKMFISGACDFTAKLWDIREASCRQTFSGHESDINAIGFFPNGNAVITGSDDATCKLYDLRADQELITYQDSGIMCGVTSLAPSLSGRLLLAGYDDFNVNIWDMLKAERVGVLAGHDNRVSCIGVSSDGMACCTGSWDSFLKIWN, from the exons ATGGGCGAAATGGAGGAGCTGCGAAAGGAGGCGGACAACCTCAAAGATCAGATCACT GAGGCCCGAAAGGTAGTGCAGGACACCACCCTGCAGGAGGCGGTTGCCGGGACGACGCTTGTGGGACGTGTCCAGCTGAAGACCAGGAAGACGCTGAGGGGTCACCTGGCCAAGATCTATGCCATGCACTGGGGCACTGACACCAA GTTGTGTGTCAGTGCCTCTCAAGATGGAAAGCTGATAGTATGGGACACCTTGACCACCAACAAG GTGAGCGCCATCCCTCTGAAGTCGTCGTGGGTGATGACGTGTGCCTACGCGCCCTCAGGGAACATGGTGGCGTGTGGCGGTCTCGACAACATGTGCTCCATCTACAACCTCAAGGGCAAGGACGGCAACGTCAAGGTCATGCGGGAGCTGGCCGCACACACAG GTTACCTGTCCTGCTGTCGTTTCCTTAGCGACAGTGAGATCATCACCAGCTCTGGCGACTGCACCTG TGTTCTATGGGACattgagacagggacagagaagaccaTCTTTGCGGGCCACTTGGGTGACTGCATGTCCCTGGCCGTGTCCCCCGACTTCAAGATGTTCATCTCGGGGGCGTGTGACTTCACAGCTAAACTGTGGGACATCAGGGAAGCAAGCTGCAGACAGACGTTCAGCGGCCACGAGAGTGACATCAACGCCATCGGG TTCTTCCCCAATGGTAATGCGGTTATAACGGGCTCAGACGATGCCACCTGTAAGCTGTATGACCTGAGAGCAGACCAGGAGCTCATCACCTACCAGGACTCGGGCATCATGTGTGGGGTGacctccctcgctccgtccctcTCCGGACGCCTTTTACTGGCCGGATACGATGACTTCAACGTCAACATCTGGGACATGCTTAAAGCCGAGAGAGTGG GAGTGCTGGCTGGTCATGACAACAGGGTGAGCTGCATCGGAGTATCCTCGGACGGAATGGCATGCTGCACAGGATCCTGGGACAGCTTCCTGAAGATATGGAACTGA
- the LOC109864293 gene encoding guanine nucleotide-binding protein G(I)/G(S)/G(T) subunit beta-3-like isoform X1, giving the protein MGEMEELRKEADNLKDQITEARKVVQDTTLQEAVAGTTLVGRVQLKTRKTLRGHLAKIYAMHWGTDTNCSKLCVSASQDGKLIVWDTLTTNKVSAIPLKSSWVMTCAYAPSGNMVACGGLDNMCSIYNLKGKDGNVKVMRELAAHTGYLSCCRFLSDSEIITSSGDCTCVLWDIETGTEKTIFAGHLGDCMSLAVSPDFKMFISGACDFTAKLWDIREASCRQTFSGHESDINAIGFFPNGNAVITGSDDATCKLYDLRADQELITYQDSGIMCGVTSLAPSLSGRLLLAGYDDFNVNIWDMLKAERVGVLAGHDNRVSCIGVSSDGMACCTGSWDSFLKIWN; this is encoded by the exons ATGGGCGAAATGGAGGAGCTGCGAAAGGAGGCGGACAACCTCAAAGATCAGATCACT GAGGCCCGAAAGGTAGTGCAGGACACCACCCTGCAGGAGGCGGTTGCCGGGACGACGCTTGTGGGACGTGTCCAGCTGAAGACCAGGAAGACGCTGAGGGGTCACCTGGCCAAGATCTATGCCATGCACTGGGGCACTGACACCAA TTGTAGCAA GTTGTGTGTCAGTGCCTCTCAAGATGGAAAGCTGATAGTATGGGACACCTTGACCACCAACAAG GTGAGCGCCATCCCTCTGAAGTCGTCGTGGGTGATGACGTGTGCCTACGCGCCCTCAGGGAACATGGTGGCGTGTGGCGGTCTCGACAACATGTGCTCCATCTACAACCTCAAGGGCAAGGACGGCAACGTCAAGGTCATGCGGGAGCTGGCCGCACACACAG GTTACCTGTCCTGCTGTCGTTTCCTTAGCGACAGTGAGATCATCACCAGCTCTGGCGACTGCACCTG TGTTCTATGGGACattgagacagggacagagaagaccaTCTTTGCGGGCCACTTGGGTGACTGCATGTCCCTGGCCGTGTCCCCCGACTTCAAGATGTTCATCTCGGGGGCGTGTGACTTCACAGCTAAACTGTGGGACATCAGGGAAGCAAGCTGCAGACAGACGTTCAGCGGCCACGAGAGTGACATCAACGCCATCGGG TTCTTCCCCAATGGTAATGCGGTTATAACGGGCTCAGACGATGCCACCTGTAAGCTGTATGACCTGAGAGCAGACCAGGAGCTCATCACCTACCAGGACTCGGGCATCATGTGTGGGGTGacctccctcgctccgtccctcTCCGGACGCCTTTTACTGGCCGGATACGATGACTTCAACGTCAACATCTGGGACATGCTTAAAGCCGAGAGAGTGG GAGTGCTGGCTGGTCATGACAACAGGGTGAGCTGCATCGGAGTATCCTCGGACGGAATGGCATGCTGCACAGGATCCTGGGACAGCTTCCTGAAGATATGGAACTGA